Below is a window of Ananas comosus cultivar F153 linkage group 9, ASM154086v1, whole genome shotgun sequence DNA.
tataaatatttggttACCTAATTTTCATTGTATCTTTCTTTTTATAGGATAATAGACATTCCTTATATTATTGTATTCTATAATTCATATATGATTTACTATGTATTCGCTTGACTTCTATTATATAAAGAGgtcttttgtaatttataaaATCAGATTCTTCTCCAATTATCTTTTGTTTCAAAATATAGTATCTAAATCGATTTATCGACTGTGTTTGAGATAATATTGCATGCATCCAATGCAACATATGATAGTACACAATAATcttatttcaattatttttatttttttgtaaatataatttgaaataaaaaaaaattaaattattggcCAATAGTGAGCCAAGTATAAAACATGACAAAGATAATGACCTGCACTGTGCACGACCCACATGGTGCAATAATTGCTCGGAACATTAATTCGATGCATATGCTCTGAACTGCAAACAAAACTACTTAATTACTTTCAAAGCTTCTGCGATTACGTGCTCAAACTACGTGACACATAATATTTaaatccttttattttaatttattataatttttagcttgaattttaagaattattataattaaatttcacacttcaatttagttaactaaattttaatacatCGTTGATATAAAAGCCTTATGTCATCTTAGATAACATTAGCACTACGCCATTTCTACATCAGCCAGAGATcaatatttagccaactaaattcAGTTATAGAACTTGATTGCAATAGTTCTGAAGTTTCCGTGATTATAGTTTGAGGGCCAAATGCGTAATTTATCTTACATGCCACTATCAGTGCTAGAATGAGAAAGTCTTGTACACGAAAGAGACTGGTAAATTACTCGGTGATGGTTCAATTCCATTCGCTCATCTCacttttaattttactaatttcGCTGTAAGATATATAGAACCTTTGACTCTAGATCAAGATAAGGGAATACTTTTTTTCTTAGAGATATATAGGCagcatgctatctgtttcgtatattttatttaaaaataaatttagttggaaattcgaatcaattagaattcgaatttgagacctCAAATATCAaccactaaattttttatcacttgcgTTAGAAACGATGGAtggaaatacttttttttttttttgagagagagataggtagcacactacccgtctcgtttatttcatttagaaataaatttagctagaaatatgaatcaactaggattcgaacttgggtctcggatatcaaccactaaattttttgccatttgctctaggaatgaccaattttttttttttatttttgtgagcGTAGACTTTAGTTAAGCCGCACAATCTactaaaatagatatatatatatataataattaaaaaaagagttgtACAATATTACAAAGTAGCACAAAGGATGCCAAATATAGAACGTACTAGGGGGATACCCTAAGCATTCGCCCTTTCCAAAAGAAACTCTGTGCAGGCGCACTGCAGGGGAGCATTGATGTAACAACCCCCAAAAAGGAGCATGCATCAGCGACTCGGCGACACCCCCACCACCGGGCACTACCCAACACCTGCAAAGCACAAAAGGGGACTCGCCATCACATGCATTTGTCCTcatcctcctcgtcctcctcctcctcgcccccAGATCCAAATCTATCTCCCACACAAGCAACTAATCATACAACAGAACCCCCTCTCCTCCCCATCCCCAccaaaccaaaaaacaaaacaaaacaaaaaaacaaacaaaaggaAAACAACTTAGCTagcttatatattattagagtCTTAATGTGAGATCGAGCTCGGGCTCATCCTCACTACTATTttgttggtgttggtgttggttTTGGCGTGGTGGTGGGAGGGATGGGTCGACGTTGGAGtggtgggggtggtggtggtggtggtgggagcCGCGTTGCCAGTTGAGGAGATCGAAGAGCTCGTCGGGGCCGACGGgggggtcggcggcggcggacatTGCGCGGTTGGAGCTGACGGAGGCGAGCAGCGGCAGGTGGGCGGCGAAGCGGGCGGTGCCGCCGGCGGCGGCGTAGGAGCTGTTGGCGTAGCCCCAGAAGCACGAGCTGCCGCCGTCGTACGCGGGCGGCGCCGATCGGCACGAATGGGAGGCGAGCTGGAAGGCGGTCGGCCCGGCCGTCGGGTATGCAGGAGGGAGGTAGAGGTCGAGGTCGGACTGCAGGCCGCCGAcgctcctctccttcttgtgcGCGTTCTGGTGTCCCCCCAGCGCCTGCGATTTCAGGAACTTCTTGTTGCAGAACAGGCAGGGGAACAGCTTCACGTCCGCCCCGCGATgatcctccttctcctcctccgccgctgtCGGAGAGCCCGCAGCAGACAAGGCGAGAGAGAGGCTGGGGGCGGAAGgtggtgctggtgctggtggTGGTTCCATTTTTCtgggtttagggtttctatTATTAGCAACTCTATGTATTTATGTGCGCGAATATACTTTGCAGGAGGAGTGATTTACTAGTTTTCTGGACAGCGTATATAATTGTTTTATTATTTCCCTGCTCTTCGTTGTCAAGAAGCATTTAGGCCTCATCTACAGTAGGAAAATTTTAAGGGGGGGACCATTCATTCCAGCAGCTGCGGGACCATATAAGAGTGTATTCTACAGATCTATTTGTTCCAACCCAAGCAGATTTGATTTCTTTGGattgaatcaaatttatttttggctGAGTTAGATTTCAGATAAAGAATTTACTGTATCTTCGCCGTTTGTTTCTACAGCTATAGAAGTTGAGTTTTACCGGCTCTACTGTTTGTTCCGCACCGCAGAAAGTGAATAacgtaataaataataaattataaaattattttattttctgtatTCTTGATAAACTTACCTCTACTCTACTGTGATATTCTTCTCTCTCatttaacttaataaataataaattataaaaaattaataagtaatataattatatttctatacaattataaaaataaaatttaaaataattttattatttttttgtatataaatgataataatacaacaaataaaattctgaagttaaaaaataattaacatttaataaattaatttcatcgtttaaaatttaaacgtgcaaattaaataaaaagtatattgAAACTTAACTAACCAAACTTCATCATATTTTAAACATacaatctaaataaaaaattaatcactaccataattaaatatgtttGAATAGAATAtaattagaaagagagagaaagagagagagtaaccCTACAAGTCACCATAATTAAGTTCTTcactaatattttataatttttctctcttctttcacTTCATCGGTATTGACTTCATCCTATAGAAGAGTAAAGTCAATTTCGATATTTTGGGTGAACTGGATAGCGAAAGTGatcaattttcgctgaaaattaatttttcgcTCCCCACTTACGGTAAAATAAGCAAGCCCTAAACCGCACAAAATATTCTAACCTCAAAAAAATGAATTTACAATTAATACAGTGATCGCGCACTACAGGGGTGATCTCAGTAAACAGATTAGCCCAATGCTCGTTGATGATTTCTATTGATTTAAGGCTTTTGTGCTTCATATTCTACTTCTATCTATTTCTCCCAGtgacatgaaaaaaaaaaagaaaaaattttaaataccatcctgtgatttcacactttctcactttagtatcatgtgatttaaagtatatcaatataatatcctgtgattttatttttttattatcgtttttattaattttttcattaaattagtggcaaaattaaaactaaagggtgctaaagtgaatattcgataaatataggtagagtatctgaagttctttttgtatataattcaACGAAATATCAACAAAGAagctgatgaaaagataaaaataaaatcaaagaacactaacttaatacactttaaatcagataatactaaagtaaaaaagtacggAATACAAAATTGAGAAAGCATGAAACCAGAATgatagtatttaaagtttatccaaaaaaaaaaaaaaagtggtcgGCCTAAAAATGATTGAACCTAGCTATATATCGTGCTCAAAAGTAGCTAGTGCGCCGGACACCAGAGGGTGTAAACAGGATTG
It encodes the following:
- the LOC109715626 gene encoding zinc finger protein 4-like, translated to MEPPPAPAPPSAPSLSLALSAAGSPTAAEEEKEDHRGADVKLFPCLFCNKKFLKSQALGGHQNAHKKERSVGGLQSDLDLYLPPAYPTAGPTAFQLASHSCRSAPPAYDGGSSCFWGYANSSYAAAGGTARFAAHLPLLASVSSNRAMSAAADPPVGPDELFDLLNWQRGSHHHHHHPHHSNVDPSLPPPRQNQHQHQQNSSEDEPELDLTLRL